DNA from Podarcis muralis chromosome 13, rPodMur119.hap1.1, whole genome shotgun sequence:
ttttttatgaacctccctagtagggcagtaattgttctttgataatttgtcacccccctccatgatggtaCCTGGGGTGaaccgcccccccgccccccttcctacacTCCTGCACCCACCTACCCAACGGCTTGCAACCCCTCCCCATCCATCCCTGTACTGATTCCCCACGCTTTGAGACCCACCATATAGATTGGGCTGCTCACGGTGGCACTGACCACCCCGGACAATGCCCCAGCCACGGTGGTGCGCAGAAGGCTGATGCTCCCGTCGGAGGAGTGAATGTAGCCCGCCGTGTCGGCGATCCCGTAGAGGCCCAAGCGGAGTCCGTTAAAGCCAAACTGGTAAAACAAGGCGGGCAAGAGGCCCCGCTGGAGAGCTGACAGGCCGTCCACCCGTCCAATGGTGTAGAAGGCATGAAAGACGTTGCGGTAATGGCGGGTGTAGGTCCCCGGAGCACGGAGCTCTCCTTGCAGCTGCATGCGGGTCTTCACCACCTCCAGCGGGTTGGTAAACAGGCAAGCCCCACAGGCTGCCACCCCACTGAGGAGGAAGTCCATTGTTGGGGAGCCGAGGGAGAGAGATATACGGTTGGGGTGGGTGAGGGGAAGGCAGGCAATGTGGGCTTTCTATGGAAGAAGACCAGGTGTTATAaggagttgggggagggggacaaagGACCTGGATGGATTAGGGGGATatacccccacaaaaaaccactGGACCTTGGTTATAGGTCTCCAGAAGGCCAAAACAGCACTAGTGCTGGCATT
Protein-coding regions in this window:
- the SLC25A35 gene encoding solute carrier family 25 member 35 isoform X2, translating into MDFLLSGVAACGACLFTNPLEVVKTRMQLQGELRAPGTYTRHYRNVFHAFYTIGRVDGLSALQRGLLPALFYQFGFNGLRLGLYGIADTAGYIHSSDGSISLLRTTVAGALSGVVSATVSSPIYMVKTHIQAQSAAEIAVGHQYQHQGMLHALAMIHKEHGVLGLWRGSLSAAPRVMVGSSTQLATFSSSKEFFSRLEIFPKDSWLLALSAGMTSSVTVAVAMTPFDVASTRLYNQPVGPRGLDVQGPF